In Leishmania mexicana MHOM/GT/2001/U1103 complete genome, chromosome 17, the following proteins share a genomic window:
- a CDS encoding bis(5'-nucleosyl)-tetraphosphatase,symmetrical-like protein codes for MCIPAALDPGPLAESASPSAEDGAVDDVCIFVGDLVNKGPDSYGVVRFLHDIGAIGVLGNHDAVLLQLSEKLRADVPLTDEETSSSLYPLALHCPDDVFAFMVSVPHILCFHAYRLIVVHAGIDPSISLSVQSVEAVTRMRNLVKAKKYWRQPTDGATGQPAHVALSVSAAFATLERPRLGSNWSVKWSELVRKLQDSVAGEEASNSSSDRSRSRSGASGTGDGADDSGKTKTPKKVDGDASKWRRRIHRDYAGFTVVYGHDAKRRLQVHPYAYGLDSGCVYGDKLTALVWPSTLVSVPGWMNPSPLRQSTM; via the coding sequence ATGTGCATCCCGGCTGCTCTGGATCCAGGTCCGTTGGCAGAGTCGGCCTCGCCATCAGCCGAGGATGGTGCTGTGGATGATGTCTGCATCTTCGTCGGTGACCTTGTGAACAAAGGCCCCGACTCGTACGGCGTCGTGCGGTTCCTGCACGACATTGGTGCGATTGGTGTGCTGGGCAATCacgacgcggtgctgctgcagctctcaGAAAAGCTGCGGGCGGATGTTCCGCTGACGGACGAGGAGACGAGCAGCAGCCTTTACCCGCTGGCATTGCACTGCCCCGACGATGTCTTTGCCTTCATGGTGTCTGTCCCTCACATTTTGTGTTTCCATGCCTATCGGCTCATCGTTGTCCATGCGGGCATCGATCCGTCGATCTCGCTTTCTGTCCAGAGCGTCGAGGCTGTAACGCGCATGCGTAACCTGGTAAAGGCAAAAAAGTACTGGAGGCAGCCGACCGATGGGGCCACGGGGCAGCCAGCGCACGTGGCCCTCTCTGTTTCTGCCGCCTTTGCGACACTGGAGCGGCCTAGACTCGGTTCAAACTGGAGCGTGAAGTGGTCGGAGCTGGTCCGCAAGCTGCAAGACTCTGTggccggcgaggaggcgagcaacagcagcagtgaccgcagtcgcagccgcagcggcgcaagtGGCACCGGCGATGGTGCAGACGACAGTGGAAAGACGAAGACGCCAAAGAAGGTAGATGGGGATGCGTCTAAGTGGCGAAGGCGCATTCATCGAGACTACGCGGGTTTCACGGTCGTGTACGGCCACGACGCcaagcggcggctgcaggtgCATCCGTACGCCTACGGGCTAGATTCTGGTTGCGTCTACGGTGACAagctgacggcgctggtgtGGCCGAGTACGCTGGTGTCCGTGCCAGGGTGGATGAAcccctcgccgctgcgccagtcGACGATGTGA